DNA from Ziziphus jujuba cultivar Dongzao chromosome 2, ASM3175591v1:
ttaaaaaaattgggagaccaAAGCCAACGATGCTGGGATGTattagcgttggctttggtcctccaatttaatttttattatcttttcaattttataattatcaattggtcctcaatttttttttattatgtttgaattttgttattttaaataatacttccaaaaatataaaaaaattacaaaggaattaaaaaaataataataataaaaaatttaaaaaaattgggggaccaaagccaatgctgctGAAATGtaatagcattggctttggtctcctgatttcttttattatcttttcaattttgtaattatcaattggttctcaaattttttgctaagtttgaattttattattttgagtgacacttgtaaaaatataaaaaaataacaaaggaattaaaaaaatagaatataaaatttaaaaaaattgggaaaCCAAAGccaatacttttaatttttcccccaatatttttttgttatcttttcaattttgtaattttcaattggtcctcaatttttttgtaaagtttgaattttattattttaaatgatacttacaaaaatataaaaaaaaaatacaaaggaattaagaaaaataaataaaaagaaactaataaaaaattaggggaccaaagccaacactgctgggatgtaatagcgttggctttggtcccctatttttttttattatcttttcaattttgtaattatcaattggtcctcaatttttttgttatgtttgaattttattattttgagttatttgttatgtttgaattttattattttgaattatactggcaaaaatataaaaaaattaccaaggaattaaaaaaagaaagtaatacaaaatttaaaaaaaaaattgagggaccaaagccaacgctgtgatgtaatagcgttggctttggtctcccaatttttttttattatcttttcaattttataattttcaattggtcctcaattttttttttgttaaatttgaattttattattttgaatgatacttgtaaaaatataaaaaggttacaaaggaattaaaaaaaaaaaaattccagaaCTCTACGCCCTCAAACCTCCTTCTTTCCAATATTCAACTCAACCCACAATACCaccatttcaatttttgttttcttaaaccCCACCACTCTAACTCCTCTATGATCGTCTATTCGTCTCTCACAGCTTAATCGAAACTCTCCAAGTAAGAACTCACCAACCTCATATTCAATCAAGATCGGGGCCTTAAGACTCAAAAGAACCCAGCCAAATGAGACTCGATTATCAAGGCCATAGACACCCTTTCAACTCTAGACAGCGATATAGTCACCATCGGGACTTCGCTCTCGACCACGTCGAGACTAGTCTGAACCACCAAGTAAGAGCAGTGTTTAATCTGAAGGAAAATGCCCACTTGTTTGGTACATAAGCCGGTGGCATTTTGCAGGTTATcgatgtcatttttttttatttcttttttttttttggttttttgttcacacttaaaaaaaaaaaaaccaaaggctctcaaaaaaaaaaaaaaaaaagccaatggctcaaaaatactaacctttaaccCAAGCTCTAAACGGATTTTGGATTGTCGAGGAGAAGACCTGGGCAGTGGAAGTAATAGAAGGATATCTGGGGTTGGAACGGTGGAGATAGTgtattttatttgggaattttgaaatggtgagagatggtgaattttatttggaaattttgaaatggtaaagTTTGTGTGAAATAGTGGTGCAAGCtggaaagaaaatgatattttgaagcaggaaggttgaaggaaatttttttgaagttgcaATTTTCTCACGTGTGACAAGAAAGTATCTAAGTCGTtcattgaataaattaaaatctaatGGCTGGTCATTTTCTCACATTTTTAGACCGCACTATTTTGATCAAGTCGAACCTGACCATAGAATctctctatacatatatatatatatatatagatatatttatatgatgtgGTACAAAAGCTAAGAGAGACAATATATCAAACATCTACCATCTGCACGATTTCATCAAGGATCCATCAAACAAACACATAAAAGTTTACACCCCATATAGTTTAACAAATAGAGAACTCATAAAAAAGACTACAGCAAATCaatatgacataaaatatagcaaaatgctatttattattattactgggAAACACATAGACACAACAATTTAAATTGACTACTATTATTGATTCACATTTTCGCATTGGATTTTtagtcttttttaaaaaaaaaattgtttttttttgttttaataaattgggGAGGGGTGATTTAATCACAATCCTTTGGAACAAATTATATCCTCTAAATGTTCTTCATGTAtgaaaacacatatatatttgtaaaaagaTATGCATTAAAATTTCTTGTAAGGATCATTACTCATCAAACTcagtaaacatatataatagagAATATTGTAACTTACCATGGATGTTTTGTATTCAACAATATCAACGATTATTTTTTCAAGGCATTCACTTTAAAATTCCCCTGTTATTCTTAGTAGTTAAAATCATGATCTTTTATAATACATTGTCAATTCCATTGCATTGGTAGTTGAAAAAAATCATCCTATGCTTAAACAATAGCATATGACAAGACAAGTTCCTTATTTCATTACAGCTAAAGTTAGGCCTGAGAGCTATACAAACAATGCACAACTATGTTGCTGGGGGCATTTGGAATCCTGCCATCTCCATGAAAGAGAATTGGATGATTCTTACAAATTTGGGTTTGTAACTGGCTTTATGATTTCAGTAGTAGCTATATTTAATTTCAGTACGTCTACCATGCCTCTGTTTATGTCTCTATTTAGTTCCTGGTCGCAAGCTATAGAGCTGGTTATGCAAGTACTGCAAGAGCTTTTGGAAATATTCTGAAATAGTAAATTATAGCTATAGTATTTCTTCTACCATGTTTATTCAAGTCTAAGATTACAAGCACAGAAAAGAAAGgcaaaaaagagaaggaaaaaaaaagaccaagttcGAAACTAAagcatatgtacatatataataaacaagaaaaaagaaaactaacaaGCATAACAGAGAGAGTTCCACAACTTTCTATCTTCAATTTCTTCGATATGTCCTCCGCCATCTCCTTGTGCAATGCATCTTAACCAGCCATCCATGCCTCGTTATGATCACCATATCACCAAGAGCCACTCCAGCAACTAGCCCACTTATGAGTCCTATCAACACAACTTtccattcaaattcaaataaagaCTCTGAATtatcattttcttcaaaaactgAAGGTGTCAGTGATGGGGGATCTAAATCACCACATTTCTTAAGCAGTAGATCACCACACAATCCTGGGTTTCCTTGAAAGGAACTAGTCTCAAAAGCACTAAACTGTTTCCCTTGAGGTATAGGCCCCGTAAGATTGTTATGAGAAACATTGAAGCGTTCGAGAAATCCAAGTTCCTTTAGTTGCTGAGGGATCTGCCCTGAGAGCTTGTTTTGAGAGAGGTCCAATGATTCTAAAACTGTTAAATTTCCTAGAGATGATGGGATGCAACCAGTGAGAATGTTATTTGAAAGGTTTAACGAGTAAAGGCCTTTTAGATTTCCAAACAATTCAAAAATCTCTCCTTCAAATCTATTGCTTGACATATCAATAAAAGTAAAGATATCTAGGATGGCACCATAGTATCTCTTTACCCCTTTGGAGGTGATTGTGATTGCATAACGATTTTCAACATGGGTCAAACCAATTTCAGCAAAAGTATAGTTCAACATTACACTCAAATATGTCAAAGGACTGGGATTGATATCCTTCATGGCATTCCAGCTGAAAATGTAATCTGATGGCAATTCACCTGTGAAATTATTAAAAGAGATATCAATTACTTGCAACTTGGGGAACTCCAAGTAGTTTTGGGGTTGCCCAATCACACCGTAGAACCCATTATGCTGCAGTATGAGAATCTTCAACACCGGAAGAGATCCCAACCAAGATGGAAAAACATCCCTAAGTTGATTGTTCGAGACAACAATACCTTCAAGCATCATACAATTGGACAATGTTCGTGGTAGCTGCCCCTGCAACTTATTGTAACTGAGATCAATTATTCGCAAGTTGCTTGCACTGTTGCTGCATATTTTAGGAATAGTGCCCTGAAAGAAGTTGTTTCTTAAACTCAACACATCCAAAGAATAGCTTAAGTTTCCAAAACATTTTGGAATTGTACCAGTCAATGTGTTATCAGACAAGTCAAGAAAGTATAGATATCTTGGATTGCAGAACATAGGTGAGATTTCTCCACTTAGCATGTTATTTGATGCATTATAACTCAAGATGGATGGGGGAGGAATTGGTACTACTCCTTGCAACATGTTAAATGAAACAATGTATACTTGCAAGTTAACCCAAGGAAGAATTGCAGGTTGAGAGCCCGTTAAGAAGTTGTTGGCAATGTTCAAGAGACGAAAAGTGTCTATACTTGTATTCCACATCCATTCAGGTATTTCACCCCTTATCTTGTTATTATCAAGTACCAACACCTCGAGTTCATTCTGATGCCTAAGAAAATCAGGGAATGTATTCAAGTTGCATGAACCCAATTCCAACCTCTTGAATTTTGAACTTGTTGCATTTTTGTTTCCCTTCATAATGAATACGGACAAACTATTTTCACCCAGGGTTAGATTCGTGAGAAATTTCATGCCAAAAAACATGTCAAATTTCAAAATGCCACTTAAATTGTTAGCACGTAGATAAAGAGTCTCAAGGTTGATGATGTCAGATAATGATTGTGGAACAAGACCATAGAATTGGTTATGTCCAAGTAGGAGTGTATTTAGTTTGGTGAGGTTTCCTAGCCAAGGTGGGATTGGACCAGTCATATGATTACTAAAGAGATATAATGAAGTCAGTTGGGTAAGATTTTGAAGAGAAGAGGGAATGCGACCAACAAAATTGTTATGCCCAAGCTGTATAGTGGTAAGTTGGGCAAGTTTTCCAAGTGAAGATGGAACAAACCCTGAAAAATTGCAGCCATCAACATCTAATAGATCCAATGAATCAAGCATTTGGATTGAGGAAGGTAGGATTCCAGAAAATCCACTTTTACTAAGTATCAATTCTTTAAGAGGACTTTTATGTTTGAATTCAGGCAAATAACCCTTGAGATTCCTATTGGATCCTACATCAAGATATCTTAGATTTGGCAATTGAAAAGTGGTTGTAGGAAATTCTCCATGCAACCCGCAATTCAAAAGAAATAGTGATGCCAAAGAAGTGAAGTTTGAAAGGAAATTGGGTACTATGGATGAGATGTTTACATAACTGAGATCAAGAACTTCTAGACCAGTCAAATTTTGCAGTAGGCTactcaaatttggatttttaagTTCCAAAACCTTTTGCTCAACATTTTCATTGTAATTGAAAGACAGGTCTAGTTGTGATAACTTAAACAAgtgtgaaatttcttttggaATTTGACCTCGAAAAGAAGACCTTGATAGGTTGAGATAAGTTAGGCCTGAAAGTTTCCCAATAGCAAAAGGAATTTCAGAGTAATTGAAATTATTACCAGCAAGGTTCAACCTTTGAAGATGAACAAGATTGAAAAGAGTGCTGTTGGAGTTGATAGAGCCAAATAAACAACCTCTACTAAGATCAAGGCCAATCACATGACCAGTTTCCTGATCACACTGGACTCCATCCCACGAGCAGCAATTGCTTGCATTTACTCCAAGAGATTTCCATTGCAAAACCTTGGGATCACAGAGAGAACCAGATTTGTTAATGAGGAAGCTTTCTTTGAACTCCAACAAGGAAGATCTTTCATTATCATGGCAAAATGACTGAacaaaagtaatattttttggAACCACAATATGCAACACCAAGAGCTttaaaaatacacaaaaaattGGCACTAAACACAGTGACAACCCCATAACACTTTGATTTTTCCCCCCTTTCTCTTAGAAAAGCTTGGAGGTTCTAATAAGAGAGCATCTTATATAGAGGCATGGAGAAGCTTCTTGCGTAgtcaaaaagttatttatttcctGTAGACCGAAATAGACTGGTAAGGGGATTTTATAACTACAAAATATTTAAGTTGAGTTTCATGTATTCCCGTTGAGTATGGGGAGCATGTTTGTAAATAAGAAAGTTTTCTTATGCAGATTTGTTAATGAGAAATTTGCTAGGAAGTTCTACCAATTAAAGTGCTTATTTTGCAgccaacattttatttatttcttctagACCAAAAAAGACAGATAGAGACATTTTacaactacaaaatataaaagttgaGTGTCTGTGCcgtatagttatttattttttttaagatgcacttTGATTCCAAGTAATAGCTCGCTGGTTACAGATTAAGTCAACTCATCTGAAAATGCCAAGTTTATAAACCAATGAAAGATTtccaagaaaggaaaaacaaacaatCAAGAAATAGATCGGTCATCCCAAACACTAAATAATTCATTTCTTACATCATGCTATGTTCAATATATGTGAGAGAGACTTATCTACCAAAGAGTGCTTTAACTTATGTTGAATACCACCGATCCAAAAGCTCAAGCTAATGAAAGATggattttcatttgatttatatttatttctaaaactCCCCTTTTCAGTTGATTTATATTTCTCTTTAATATTCCTCTTTAAATGTAGACCcgcttaaattatttatttattttgggtggaGTTTTTGAACCGATAAAAGATGgactttcatttaattttatatttctctcTAGCATCTTCCAACCATGCACATTTGGTCTCCTATTTTCGATCGTCTTTTGCACTTTTCTATGTGGATGGCTCTACTTTCTCAAATTTCTGTAATTGTAtgttgaaaaaatagaaaagataaaaataaaaacaaaaattttgagacaccaagaaaaatatacaaaagtCACGGATTATTGCAAAAATTGTatgttgataaaattgaaaaataactcaaatattattattcatgatAACTGTCTTGTTACATTTACCAGGGACACCTATCTATAGGCCACATAAaagcataaaaagaaa
Protein-coding regions in this window:
- the LOC125422749 gene encoding receptor-like protein 7, whose translation is MGLSLCLVPIFCVFLKLLVLHIVVPKNITFVQSFCHDNERSSLLEFKESFLINKSGSLCDPKVLQWKSLGVNASNCCSWDGVQCDQETGHVIGLDLSRGCLFGSINSNSTLFNLVHLQRLNLAGNNFNYSEIPFAIGKLSGLTYLNLSRSSFRGQIPKEISHLFKLSQLDLSFNYNENVEQKVLELKNPNLSSLLQNLTGLEVLDLSYVNISSIVPNFLSNFTSLASLFLLNCGLHGEFPTTTFQLPNLRYLDVGSNRNLKGYLPEFKHKSPLKELILSKSGFSGILPSSIQMLDSLDLLDVDGCNFSGFVPSSLGKLAQLTTIQLGHNNFVGRIPSSLQNLTQLTSLYLFSNHMTGPIPPWLGNLTKLNTLLLGHNQFYGLVPQSLSDIINLETLYLRANNLSGILKFDMFFGMKFLTNLTLGENSLSVFIMKGNKNATSSKFKRLELGSCNLNTFPDFLRHQNELEVLVLDNNKIRGEIPEWMWNTSIDTFRLLNIANNFLTGSQPAILPWVNLQVYIVSFNMLQGVVPIPPPSILSYNASNNMLSGEISPMFCNPRYLYFLDLSDNTLTGTIPKCFGNLSYSLDVLSLRNNFFQGTIPKICSNSASNLRIIDLSYNKLQGQLPRTLSNCMMLEGIVVSNNQLRDVFPSWLGSLPVLKILILQHNGFYGVIGQPQNYLEFPKLQVIDISFNNFTGELPSDYIFSWNAMKDINPSPLTYLSVMLNYTFAEIGLTHVENRYAITITSKGVKRYYGAILDIFTFIDMSSNRFEGEIFELFGNLKGLYSLNLSNNILTGCIPSSLGNLTVLESLDLSQNKLSGQIPQQLKELGFLERFNVSHNNLTGPIPQGKQFSAFETSSFQGNPGLCGDLLLKKCGDLDPPSLTPSVFEENDNSESLFEFEWKVVLIGLISGLVAGVALGDMVIITRHGWLVKMHCTRRWRRTYRRN